Proteins encoded by one window of Arachis hypogaea cultivar Tifrunner chromosome 1, arahy.Tifrunner.gnm2.J5K5, whole genome shotgun sequence:
- the LOC112790512 gene encoding pentatricopeptide repeat-containing protein At3g49710, giving the protein MLVFNYHSWQLLNPHTFRNLLKACISERNLLAGKALHALFFKSHNNNNDNITTYLSNHFTILYSKCGTLRNARTAFDLTEHPNVFSYNAIINAYAKHSLPHIARQLFDQIPQPDLVSYNTLISAYAERGDCEQALGLLRVVREKCLAIDGFTLSGVIDACCGRGVGLIRQLHCFVVMGGFDSYASVNNAILTSYSKEGFLGEAKRVFHEMGVGGRDEVSWNSMIVACGQHREGSDALALFCEMVMMGLEVDMFTMASVLTAFTSLKDLAGGMQFHAKMIKSGFHRNTHVGSGLIDLYSKCAGGMLECRKVFEEITAPDLVLWNTMISGYSQNEDLSEDALCCFRKMQRVGFRPDDCSFVCVVSACSNLPPSVGNQVHALTIKSDILYNRVSVNNALVAMYSKCGNLQDARKIFDTMPEHNTVSLNSMIAGYAQHGLEAESLWLFELMLQKDIAPNNITFISVLSACAHTGKVEEGQKYFNMMKEKFGFEPEAEHYSCMIDLLGRAGKLKEAERIIETMPFNPGSIEWAALLGACKKHGNVDLAVKAASEFVRIEPYSAVPYVVLSNMYASAGRWEEAATLKKLMRERGVKKTPGCSWIEIDKKVHVFVAEDTSHPMINKIHEYMGEMLKKLKQAGYVPDIRWALMKDEEAVTAEEKERKLLYHSEKLAVAFGLICTEEGVPILVVKNLRICGDCHNAIKIISAISGREITVRDTHRFHCFKEGQCSCRDYW; this is encoded by the coding sequence ATGCTTGTCTTCAACTACCACTCATGGCAACTACTAAACCCTCACACCTTCCGGAACCTTCTCAAAGCATGCATATCGGAAAGAAACCTTTTAGCAGGGAAAGCCCTTCACGCACTCTTCTTCAAAtcccacaacaacaacaatgataaCATTACCACCTACCTCTCTAACCATTTCACCATTCTCTATTCCAAATGCGGCACTCTACGCAATGCCAGAACTGCATTTGACCTCACTGAACACCCCAATGTGTTCTCCTACAATGCCATCATCAATGCCTATGCCAAACACTCCCTTCCCCACATTGCCCGCCAGCTGTTCGACCAAATTCCCCAACCGGACCTTGTTTCCTACAACACCCTCATTAGTGCTTATGCCGAGCGCGGCGACTGTGAACAGGCACTGGGCTTGCTCCGGGTGGTCAGAGAGAAGTGCCTTGCCATCGACGGGTTCACCCTCTCCGGCGTCATAGATGCTTGCTGCGGCCGTGGTGTGGGGTTGATCAGGCAGCTACATTGCTTCGTGGTGATGGGTGGGTTTGATTCTTATGCTTCTGTTAACAATGCCATCCTCACGAGTTATAGCAAGGAGGGATTCTTGGGTGAGGCGAAACGGGTGTTTCATGAGATGGGGGTTGGTGGGAGGGATGAGGTTTCTTGGAACTCGATGATAGTGGCTTGCGGGCAACACCGTGAGGGATCGGATGCGCTGGCACTGTTCTGTGAGATGGTTATGATGGGATTGGAGGTTGACATGTTCACTATGGCTAGTGTGTTGACTGCCTTTACTTCCCTCAAGGATTTGGCAGGGGGGATGCAGTTTCATGCTAAGATGATTAAAAGTGGATTCCACAGGAATACTCATGTAGGTAGTGGTTTGATTGACTTGTACTCTAAGTGTGCAGGGGGTATGTTAGAGTGCAGGAAGGTGTTTGAAGAGATTACTGCACCAGATTTGGTTCTATGGAACACAATGATTTCTGGATATTCCCAGAATGAGGACTTGTCTGAGGATGCCCTCTGTTGTTTTCGCAAGATGCAGCGTGTTGGCTTTCGTCCGGATGATTGTAGTTTCGTGTGTGTGGTTAGTGCTTGCTCTAATTTACCTCCCTCAGTAGGAAATCAAGTTCACGCGTTGACAATCAAATCCGACATCCTTTATAATCGTGTTTCGGTGAATAATGCTCTTGTTGCAATGTATTCTAAATGTGGGAATCTTCAGGATGCGAGAAAGATTTTTGATACTATGCCAGAACACAACACGGTATCACTGAATTCAATGATAGCAGGTTACGCACAGCATGGTCTTGAGGCTGAGTCACTATGGCTTTTTGAACTGATGCTGCAAAAGGATATTGCCCCAAATAACATAACCTTCATATCTGTTCTTTCTGCATGCGCACACACAGGGAAAGTTGAGGAAGGTCAGAAATATTTCAATATGATGAAGGAGAAGTTTGGGTTTGAACCAGAGGCAGAACATTATTCATGCATGATAGATCTTTTGGGTCGTGCGGGCAAACTCAAGGAAGCCGAGAGGATTATTGAGACGATGCCATTTAATCCTGGCTCTATTGAATGGGCTGCTTTACTTGGAGCATGTAAGAAACATGGAAATGTGGATCTTGCAGTGAAAGCAGCCAGTGAGTTTGTCCGGATTGAACCTTATAGTGCTGTTCCATACGTGGTACTTTCTAATATGTATGCCAGTGCTGGCAGATGGGAAGAGGCTGCAACGCTTAAGAAGCTGATGCGTGAAAGGGGAGTGAAGAAGACACCGGGTTGTAGCTGGATTGAGATAGATAAGAAAGTGCATGTCTTCGTGGCTGAAGATACTTCACATCCAATGATAAATAAGATTCATGAGTATATGGGAGAGATGTTAAAGAAGTTGAAACAAGCAGGTTATGTTCCTGATATAAGATGGGCATTGATGAAAGATGAAGAAGCAGTAACGGCAGAAGAGAAGGAAAGAAAGTTATTGTATCATAGTGAGAAACTGGCTGTTGCATTTGGCTTGATCTGTACTGAAGAAGGGGTGCCAATACTGGTTGTGAAGAACCTAAGAATTTGTGGTGATTGCCACAACGCCATAAAAATTATTTCAGCCATTTCTGGTAGGGAAATCACTGTTAGAGATACTCACAGGTTTCATTGCTTTAAAGAAGGACAATGTTCATGCAGAGATTATTGGTGA
- the LOC140175381 gene encoding uncharacterized protein produces the protein MKFKEEIKKIDDIVSNGVYDRTVEARRKALVSCCERWYVRKELHWKQMSRSRLAKDMDKNTRYFHNLASTRRRNSKIDALVIDERLVRNQARIKIAIRKFCRKLYRQEKSPMVDFKDDLVDMIAEEDTMALEVLPTVEEIREVVWDCETNRAPGSDGYNMNFIKKCWDEIGTEFTTAVLGFFQTSKLPTDSNIT, from the coding sequence atgaaatttaagGAAGAGATCAAGAAGATAGATGACATAGTAAGCAATGGGGTATATGATAGAACAGTGGAAGCAAGAAGGAAGGCGTTAGTGTCTTGTTGTGAGAGGTGGTACGTGAGGAAAGAACTGCACTGGAAACAGATGTCACGTTCACGGCTTGCGAAGGATATGGACAAAAATACCAGGTATTTTCACAACTTAGCTTCAACCAGAAGGAGGAACAGCAAGATTGATGCTTTGGTAATTGATGAAAGACTGGTAAGAAATCAAGCAAGAATAAAAATTGCTATCCGTAAGTTCTGCAGGAAATTGTATCGTCAAGAGAAGTCTCCTATGGTGGATTTTAAGGATGATCTAGTGGATATGATAGCTGAAGAGGATACTATGGCCCTAGAGGTGTTGCCGACAGTTGAAGAGATAAGAGAAGTAGTGTGGGATTGTGAAACAAATAGAGCGCCAGGAAGTGATGGGTACAATATGAATTTCATCAAGAAGTGCTGGGATGAAATTGGAACAGAGTTCACGACAGCTGTGTTAGGATTCTTTCAGACGTCTAAGCTACCGACAGACTCTAATATAACATAG